A window of Photobacterium sp. GJ3 contains these coding sequences:
- the dapE gene encoding succinyl-diaminopimelate desuccinylase, giving the protein MSDSPVLALAKDLISRPSVTPEDAGCQELMINRLEKLGFKIEPMVFEDTTNLWARRGTEAPLFVFAGHTDVVPAGPAAQWHTPPFEPTVIDGYLHGRGAADMKGSLACMVVAIERYLAEHPDHKGSIALLITSDEEGPFINGTTRVIDALEARHEKIDMCIVGEPSSTHEVGDVVKNGRRGSITGDLVVKGVQGHVAYPHLADNPVHNAMPALAELAATTWDNGNEYFPPTSFQIANVAAGTGASNVIPGEFEVQFNFRFSTELTDEDIKRKVHSVLDAHGLSYDLKWTFSGHPFLTDEGTLLEAVVSAIEEVNHRRPELLTTGGTSDGRFIARTGAQVVELGPVNATIHKVNECVKIADLEKLTDMYQKVLEKALV; this is encoded by the coding sequence ATGTCAGACAGCCCCGTTCTTGCCCTGGCCAAAGACCTGATCAGCCGCCCGTCAGTCACCCCTGAAGATGCCGGCTGTCAGGAGTTGATGATCAACCGACTGGAAAAGCTGGGCTTCAAGATTGAGCCCATGGTATTTGAAGATACCACCAATCTCTGGGCTCGCCGGGGCACTGAAGCCCCGCTGTTTGTGTTTGCAGGTCATACCGATGTGGTTCCGGCGGGCCCTGCGGCCCAATGGCATACACCACCGTTTGAACCGACGGTCATTGACGGTTACCTTCATGGCCGCGGTGCTGCCGATATGAAAGGCTCTCTGGCGTGCATGGTGGTTGCGATTGAACGTTATCTGGCAGAGCATCCGGACCACAAAGGTTCGATTGCACTGTTGATCACCTCCGATGAAGAAGGGCCTTTCATTAACGGTACCACCCGCGTGATTGATGCACTGGAAGCCAGACATGAAAAAATCGATATGTGTATTGTGGGCGAACCCTCCAGTACCCATGAAGTGGGCGATGTGGTGAAAAACGGCCGCCGTGGTTCCATCACCGGGGACTTAGTGGTCAAAGGCGTTCAGGGCCATGTTGCCTACCCGCATCTGGCAGATAACCCGGTTCATAATGCCATGCCAGCGCTGGCCGAACTGGCCGCAACAACCTGGGACAACGGCAATGAATACTTCCCGCCAACCAGCTTTCAGATCGCGAACGTCGCGGCTGGCACCGGTGCTTCAAACGTCATTCCGGGAGAGTTTGAAGTCCAGTTCAACTTCCGTTTCAGTACCGAGCTGACGGATGAAGACATCAAACGCAAAGTGCACTCCGTACTGGATGCTCATGGTCTGTCCTACGACCTGAAATGGACCTTCAGCGGTCATCCGTTCCTGACCGATGAAGGTACCCTGCTGGAAGCCGTTGTCAGCGCGATTGAGGAAGTGAACCATCGTCGCCCTGAACTGCTCACAACCGGTGGAACCTCAGATGGTCGTTTCATTGCCCGTACCGGCGCACAGGTGGTCGAACTAGGGCCGGTGAATGCCACCATTCACAAGGTGAACGAATGTGTGAAAATCGCCGATCTGGAAAAGCTGACCGACATGTATCAGAAAGTTCTGGAAAAAGCACTGGTATGA
- a CDS encoding nitrate reductase cytochrome c-type subunit — protein MNKIFVGCLVGLMVLGSAQAADETLVGGNGGLESLRGKTELNETFSGERWKQYPKDGKPIDSDYVYQPPLIPHTIRNYELSLNANKCLSCHSWKYANEMGATKISVTHYRSPRQGQVLSDVSPSRYFCLQCHVPQADAQPLVENTFKRVDALKDQAQRSQ, from the coding sequence ATGAACAAAATTTTCGTTGGATGCCTGGTGGGACTGATGGTGCTGGGCAGTGCGCAAGCCGCCGACGAGACTCTGGTCGGTGGAAATGGCGGGCTGGAATCACTGCGTGGTAAAACGGAGTTGAATGAGACCTTTAGCGGAGAGCGCTGGAAGCAGTATCCGAAAGATGGCAAGCCGATAGACAGTGATTATGTGTATCAGCCACCGCTGATCCCGCATACCATCCGTAACTATGAACTGTCGCTGAATGCGAATAAGTGTTTGTCCTGCCACAGCTGGAAATATGCCAATGAAATGGGGGCAACCAAGATCAGTGTGACGCACTATCGATCGCCCCGGCAGGGACAAGTGCTGTCGGATGTGTCGCCCAGCCGCTACTTCTGCCTGCAGTGCCATGTACCGCAGGCGGATGCTCAGCCACTGGTCGAGAACACCTTCAAACGGGTCGATGCACTGAAAGATCAAGCACAACGGAGCCAGTAA
- a CDS encoding response regulator, translating to MTQPLAYRILIVDDHPLMRRGLSQLLSLEPDFTLIGEASQGYQALDLAAADDPDLILLDLNMKGLSGLDTLRALREQNCQALVVILTVSDNPSDIRALLNAGADGYLLKDTEPEQLLALLRQALNGQQVFSEQISQILAEELSAPDPLHELTARETEILQLVAQGKRNKDIASQLYISEATVKVHIKSLLKKLGAGSRTAATVIYLQAQDR from the coding sequence ATGACCCAACCGCTTGCCTACCGGATACTGATTGTGGATGACCATCCGCTGATGCGCCGGGGTCTCAGCCAGTTGCTTTCACTGGAACCCGACTTTACTCTGATCGGGGAAGCCAGCCAGGGCTATCAGGCTTTGGATCTTGCTGCAGCAGACGACCCGGACCTGATCCTGCTCGATCTGAATATGAAAGGGTTGTCTGGGCTGGATACGCTCCGGGCTTTGCGAGAACAGAACTGCCAGGCACTGGTCGTCATTCTCACCGTCTCCGACAATCCCAGTGATATCCGGGCACTCCTGAACGCTGGTGCCGACGGGTACCTGCTCAAAGATACAGAACCAGAGCAGTTACTGGCATTGCTGCGTCAGGCACTGAACGGCCAACAGGTGTTCAGTGAACAGATCAGCCAGATTCTGGCTGAAGAACTATCGGCGCCGGATCCGCTGCATGAACTGACCGCCAGAGAAACGGAGATTCTCCAGCTGGTGGCTCAGGGCAAGCGGAATAAAGATATTGCCAGCCAGCTTTACATCTCCGAAGCCACCGTCAAAGTCCATATCAAAAGTCTGCTTAAAAAGCTGGGGGCTGGTTCCCGCACGGCAGCCACCGTCATTTATCTGCAGGCACAGGACAGATAA
- a CDS encoding DUF2956 domain-containing protein yields the protein MNQSNNTPSPETQAEALRIAKATQKPGQTKEQTKLIAQGIQKGIELYKKQQKAKARERDKLRKKQQKDKTMTQQAENTTTESPEIIVKQAKLPWILLILSWGVFLGWLLMTNQ from the coding sequence ATGAATCAATCGAACAACACCCCATCGCCAGAAACACAAGCGGAAGCGCTGCGGATTGCCAAAGCAACCCAAAAACCCGGCCAGACCAAAGAGCAAACCAAACTCATTGCGCAGGGTATTCAAAAAGGTATTGAACTGTATAAAAAACAGCAGAAAGCCAAAGCCAGAGAGCGGGATAAGCTTCGCAAGAAACAGCAGAAAGACAAAACGATGACACAGCAAGCAGAAAATACCACAACAGAATCGCCGGAAATCATTGTTAAACAGGCAAAATTACCTTGGATTCTGCTCATCCTTTCCTGGGGCGTTTTTCTGGGATGGCTGTTAATGACAAATCAATAA
- a CDS encoding ArsC family reductase, whose translation MSTIAYGIKNCDTIKKMKKWLDAQGIDYRFHDYRADGLDPGLLETFEAALGWEAMLNKRGTTFRQLSDEQKNNLNRDNALALMLEHPAMIKRPLLVHNNTYHLGFKPEQYQGIFA comes from the coding sequence ATGAGCACCATTGCCTACGGTATTAAAAACTGCGACACCATCAAGAAAATGAAAAAATGGCTGGATGCTCAGGGCATCGATTACCGCTTTCATGACTACCGCGCTGATGGTCTGGACCCAGGCCTGCTGGAAACCTTTGAAGCAGCACTCGGCTGGGAAGCTATGCTCAACAAACGCGGCACCACGTTTCGCCAACTGAGCGATGAACAAAAAAACAATCTGAACCGCGACAATGCACTGGCACTGATGCTGGAACATCCGGCGATGATCAAGCGTCCCCTGCTGGTCCACAACAACACCTATCACCTGGGCTTTAAACCTGAACAATATCAGGGCATTTTTGCCTGA
- the napA gene encoding periplasmic nitrate reductase subunit alpha produces the protein MKMTRRAFVKANAAASAAAVAGISLPATATNLIVSSDETKIHWDKAPCRFCGTGCSVLVGTQEGRVIATQADPEAEVNRGLNCIKGYFLSKIMYGADRLTTPLLRMKDGKFHKDGDFQPISWDQAFDIMAEKWKAALKAKGPTSVGMFGSGQWTVMEGYAASKMMKAGFRSNNIDPNARHCMASAVVGFMRAFNMDEPMGCYDDFEHADAFVLWGSNMAEMHPILWTRITDRRLSYPHVKVNVLSTYYHRSFELADNGMIFHPQTDLAIANFIAHYIIENDAVNWDFVNKHTHFKRADTDIGYGLRDDDPLQKAAAHPNSGAMHDMSFEEYKASVAEYTLEKAAELSGVTQEKLLELAKYYADPNIKVMSLWTMGMNQHTRGVWMNNLVYNIHLLTGKISQPGNSPFSLTGQPSACGTAREVGTFAHRLPADLVVTNPKHRATAEKIWKLPEGTIPPKPGFHAVQQDRMLHDGVLNAYWVMCNNNMQAGPNINVERLPGYRNPENFIVCSDPYPTATAQAADLVLPTAMWVEKEGAYGNAERRTQAWYQQVKAPGDAKSDLWQIMEFSKRFKIEEVWDEALLAKMPEYRGKTMYDVLFRNGQIDKFPLKEAQALNDDAQSQGFYVQKGLFEEYAAFGRGHGHDLAPYDAYHQARGLRWPVVNGQETRWRYAEGSDPYVPEGKGFYFYGQPDGKANIIFAPYEQPPEVPDETYDLWLCTGRVLEHWHTGTMTRRVPELYKAVPDAVCYMHPDDAKQRNIRRGDEVLLASRRGEVRCRVDTRGRNRPPAGLVFVPFFDARVLINKLVLDATDPLSKQTDYKKCPIKITKV, from the coding sequence ATGAAAATGACCCGACGAGCGTTTGTGAAAGCAAACGCGGCTGCGTCTGCTGCGGCGGTCGCAGGTATCAGTTTACCGGCCACTGCCACCAATCTGATTGTGAGCTCGGATGAAACCAAGATTCACTGGGACAAAGCCCCGTGCCGTTTTTGCGGCACCGGCTGTTCTGTGCTGGTGGGAACACAGGAAGGGCGGGTAATTGCAACGCAGGCCGATCCGGAAGCGGAAGTGAACCGTGGCCTGAACTGCATCAAAGGCTATTTTCTGTCCAAAATCATGTACGGTGCCGACCGTTTGACCACGCCTCTGCTGCGCATGAAGGACGGCAAGTTCCATAAAGACGGTGACTTTCAGCCCATCAGCTGGGATCAGGCATTCGATATCATGGCCGAGAAATGGAAAGCGGCGCTGAAAGCCAAAGGGCCGACCAGCGTGGGCATGTTCGGCTCCGGTCAATGGACCGTTATGGAAGGCTATGCCGCGTCGAAAATGATGAAAGCGGGGTTCCGCTCCAATAATATCGACCCCAATGCCCGGCACTGTATGGCGTCGGCTGTTGTGGGGTTCATGCGGGCGTTCAATATGGACGAGCCCATGGGCTGCTACGACGATTTTGAACATGCGGATGCTTTTGTGCTGTGGGGGTCAAACATGGCCGAAATGCACCCGATTTTGTGGACCCGGATTACCGACCGCCGACTGAGCTACCCGCATGTCAAAGTGAACGTCCTGTCGACCTACTATCACCGCTCGTTTGAGCTGGCGGATAACGGGATGATCTTCCATCCGCAGACGGATCTGGCGATTGCCAACTTTATCGCACATTACATCATTGAAAATGATGCCGTGAACTGGGATTTCGTGAACAAGCATACCCACTTCAAGCGGGCCGATACGGATATCGGCTATGGCCTGCGCGATGATGACCCGCTTCAGAAAGCAGCGGCACACCCGAATTCCGGTGCGATGCATGACATGAGTTTCGAGGAATATAAAGCTTCTGTCGCTGAATATACGCTGGAAAAAGCAGCGGAACTCTCGGGCGTTACACAGGAAAAACTGCTGGAACTGGCCAAATATTATGCCGATCCGAACATCAAAGTGATGTCGCTCTGGACCATGGGCATGAACCAGCACACCCGCGGTGTTTGGATGAACAACCTGGTTTATAACATTCACCTGCTCACCGGAAAAATCTCGCAGCCGGGCAATAGCCCGTTCTCGCTGACCGGTCAGCCATCGGCGTGTGGGACCGCGCGAGAAGTGGGTACCTTTGCCCATCGTCTGCCGGCGGATCTGGTGGTCACCAATCCGAAACACCGCGCCACCGCTGAGAAAATCTGGAAGTTGCCGGAAGGCACCATCCCGCCGAAGCCCGGATTCCATGCCGTGCAGCAAGACCGAATGCTGCATGATGGCGTCCTGAATGCTTACTGGGTGATGTGTAACAACAACATGCAAGCGGGACCGAATATCAATGTCGAGCGTTTGCCGGGTTATCGCAATCCGGAGAATTTCATCGTCTGCTCCGATCCCTATCCGACCGCAACCGCACAGGCTGCTGACCTGGTTTTACCAACCGCGATGTGGGTGGAGAAAGAGGGTGCATACGGCAATGCAGAGCGCCGGACGCAGGCCTGGTATCAGCAGGTGAAGGCGCCGGGGGATGCGAAATCGGATCTCTGGCAGATCATGGAATTCAGCAAGCGCTTCAAGATTGAAGAAGTCTGGGATGAAGCATTGCTGGCCAAGATGCCAGAGTACCGGGGCAAGACAATGTACGACGTGCTGTTCCGCAACGGGCAGATTGACAAGTTCCCGCTGAAAGAAGCCCAGGCACTCAATGATGATGCCCAATCGCAGGGATTCTATGTTCAGAAAGGTCTGTTTGAGGAATATGCAGCCTTTGGCCGGGGCCATGGCCACGATTTGGCACCTTACGATGCGTATCATCAGGCTCGTGGGTTGCGCTGGCCAGTCGTGAATGGACAGGAAACCCGCTGGCGTTATGCCGAGGGTTCAGATCCTTATGTACCTGAAGGCAAAGGTTTTTACTTTTATGGTCAGCCGGACGGCAAAGCCAACATTATTTTCGCGCCTTATGAACAACCCCCGGAAGTCCCGGACGAAACCTATGACCTGTGGCTCTGTACCGGGCGCGTGCTGGAGCACTGGCACACCGGCACCATGACGCGTCGTGTCCCTGAGCTTTATAAAGCCGTGCCGGATGCCGTGTGCTACATGCATCCGGATGACGCGAAGCAGCGGAATATCCGCCGGGGCGATGAGGTTTTGCTGGCTTCACGTCGTGGTGAAGTGCGTTGCCGTGTGGATACACGGGGCCGGAATCGTCCGCCAGCCGGGCTTGTGTTTGTGCCTTTCTTTGATGCCCGGGTCCTGATTAACAAACTGGTGCTCGATGCAACGGATCCGCTCTCCAAGCAGACGGATTATAAAAAATGTCCAATCAAGATCACCAAGGTGTAA
- a CDS encoding TIGR02808 family protein, protein MSTLESIIWHVLGYAAMPVIILSGFLGVAIVAMWLLSFGKDKPQKS, encoded by the coding sequence ATGAGTACATTGGAATCTATTATCTGGCATGTCTTGGGTTATGCAGCAATGCCAGTGATTATTCTCTCCGGCTTTCTGGGGGTTGCGATTGTCGCAATGTGGTTGCTCTCCTTTGGCAAGGACAAACCTCAGAAATCCTGA
- a CDS encoding chaperone NapD, which translates to MKQYSEANQAGRQPSLGHAAQGGEVHISSLVIHVKPEGLAQVKARVNAIPQAEVYGESPAGKLVVVLETASHREVADLIDIIHAYEHVLTAFLVFHQIEQQGPDFEEIQ; encoded by the coding sequence ATGAAGCAATACAGTGAAGCGAACCAAGCGGGTCGGCAACCGTCGTTGGGCCATGCGGCGCAGGGCGGAGAAGTGCATATTTCCAGCCTGGTCATCCATGTCAAACCGGAAGGGCTGGCGCAGGTGAAAGCCCGGGTGAATGCCATACCGCAAGCTGAAGTCTATGGCGAAAGCCCGGCGGGCAAGCTGGTGGTGGTTCTGGAAACGGCAAGTCACCGGGAAGTCGCCGACCTGATCGACATTATTCATGCATATGAGCATGTGCTCACCGCTTTTCTGGTGTTTCACCAGATTGAGCAGCAAGGACCTGACTTTGAGGAAATCCAATGA
- the crr gene encoding PTS glucose transporter subunit IIA has product MGLFDKLKKLVSDDTNEAGAIEIIAPLSGEIVNIEDVPDVVFAEKIVGDGIAIKPAGNKMVAPVNGTIGKIFETNHAFSIESDDGVELFVHFGIDTVELKGEGFTRVAEEGQSVKVGDTIIEFDLAVLEEKAKSTLTPVVISNMDEIKELSKLSGAVTVGETPVLRIKK; this is encoded by the coding sequence ATGGGTCTGTTTGACAAATTAAAGAAACTGGTTTCTGACGACACCAATGAAGCTGGTGCAATTGAGATCATCGCCCCGCTTTCAGGTGAAATCGTCAATATCGAAGATGTGCCTGATGTTGTCTTTGCTGAGAAAATCGTGGGTGATGGCATTGCGATCAAACCTGCTGGCAACAAAATGGTTGCACCAGTAAATGGTACTATCGGTAAAATCTTTGAAACCAACCACGCGTTCTCTATTGAGTCTGATGACGGTGTAGAGCTTTTTGTTCACTTCGGTATTGATACCGTTGAACTGAAAGGTGAAGGCTTCACCCGTGTTGCTGAAGAAGGCCAATCAGTGAAAGTTGGTGACACCATCATCGAATTTGATCTGGCTGTGCTGGAAGAGAAAGCGAAGTCTACCCTGACACCAGTTGTGATTTCTAACATGGATGAAATCAAAGAACTGAGCAAACTGTCTGGTGCCGTGACTGTCGGTGAAACCCCGGTACTGCGTATCAAGAAGTAA
- a CDS encoding NapC/NirT family cytochrome c: protein MKLLKRFWQRFSSPSKAAVGLVLFLGFMGGLLFWGAFNTGMEATNTEAFCSGCHAPIVKEIRSTIHYSNRSGVRAICSDCHVPHEWTDKIVRKVQASKELFAFAIGTIDTEEKFQARRGHLAHREWSRMKKNDSKECRNCHQFEYMDYSEQAPRAVNQHSSALASGDKTCVDCHKGIAHRLPDMKDVEGWQ, encoded by the coding sequence ATGAAACTATTGAAACGATTCTGGCAACGCTTCAGTTCACCGAGTAAAGCCGCGGTTGGCCTGGTGCTCTTTCTGGGGTTTATGGGCGGGCTGCTGTTCTGGGGCGCTTTTAACACCGGTATGGAGGCAACGAATACAGAAGCGTTCTGTTCAGGGTGCCATGCACCGATCGTGAAAGAAATCCGATCAACGATTCATTATTCGAATCGTTCCGGGGTCCGAGCGATTTGTTCCGATTGTCACGTACCGCATGAGTGGACGGATAAAATTGTCCGCAAAGTTCAGGCCTCGAAAGAGTTGTTCGCATTCGCTATCGGGACGATAGATACCGAAGAAAAATTTCAGGCACGACGCGGGCATCTGGCACACCGGGAATGGAGCCGGATGAAGAAGAATGATTCGAAAGAGTGCCGAAACTGTCATCAGTTCGAGTACATGGATTATTCCGAACAGGCGCCCCGAGCGGTCAATCAGCATTCCAGCGCATTGGCTTCCGGTGATAAAACCTGTGTGGATTGCCATAAAGGGATTGCGCACCGGTTACCGGATATGAAAGACGTCGAAGGCTGGCAATAG
- the napF gene encoding ferredoxin-type protein NapF yields MADLARRFWLRQRQALQAPRLPWMIGDTAFTDQCTRCQDCLKACESHIIVIGDGGFPQVDFQHGECTFCYQCADVCPEPLFRPRAEAPWSAIASITESCLASQGVECRSCGDACEPMAIQFSLQPGRVAQPEVHASDCTGCGACVSVCPSQAIHIQSETQRNHTS; encoded by the coding sequence ATGGCGGATTTGGCGAGGCGATTCTGGTTACGGCAACGGCAGGCACTGCAGGCGCCCCGTTTACCCTGGATGATTGGGGATACGGCGTTTACCGATCAGTGCACGCGTTGCCAGGACTGCCTGAAAGCCTGTGAATCACACATCATCGTGATCGGAGACGGCGGTTTCCCCCAAGTCGATTTTCAGCATGGCGAGTGCACCTTTTGTTATCAGTGTGCTGATGTCTGCCCGGAGCCGCTGTTTCGTCCCCGGGCTGAGGCACCCTGGAGCGCGATCGCCAGTATCACGGAAAGCTGTCTGGCTTCACAGGGCGTGGAATGCCGGAGTTGTGGCGATGCCTGTGAACCGATGGCGATTCAATTCTCGCTGCAGCCCGGCCGTGTTGCACAGCCGGAAGTTCACGCTTCCGATTGTACGGGTTGCGGGGCCTGCGTGTCTGTCTGCCCGAGCCAAGCCATTCATATTCAGTCTGAAACTCAGCGGAATCACACATCATGA
- a CDS encoding Dyp-type peroxidase, with translation MSNGRVNVTPQSAILPESGPFSLVSVFNLVGNQDKVIRQCQGLLDVVNKLNQQHVSADIHLSVGFGKSFWQRLEQGVPEDFEEFVPLGSGDVTAPATGGDLLLHLHSNRHDLNFHLLSTFMQSVATEVELLDETHGFRYLDARDLTGFIDGTENPKKQEARREVAVIPQGTFAGGSFVMLQRFVHNLPAWHAVHVAQQEKIIGRTKPDSVELEDVAENSHVGRVDLKENGKGLKIVRHSLPYGTMSGDHGLLFIAYCAQQRNFREMLDSMYGEKDGQTDKLLDFTKAVTGAYFFVPSAEMLIQL, from the coding sequence ATGAGCAATGGGAGAGTGAATGTGACGCCACAAAGTGCCATTTTACCTGAATCCGGACCGTTTTCTTTAGTCAGCGTGTTTAACCTGGTCGGAAACCAGGACAAGGTGATCCGTCAATGCCAAGGGTTGCTGGATGTGGTGAATAAGCTGAACCAGCAACACGTGAGTGCTGATATTCATCTGAGCGTTGGCTTTGGGAAAAGCTTCTGGCAACGGCTGGAGCAGGGTGTACCGGAAGACTTTGAAGAGTTTGTGCCGTTGGGCAGTGGCGATGTGACGGCACCAGCCACCGGCGGCGATCTGCTTTTGCATCTTCATTCCAATCGTCACGATCTGAATTTTCATTTACTCAGCACTTTCATGCAGTCTGTTGCAACTGAGGTTGAACTGCTGGATGAAACGCATGGTTTCCGATACCTCGATGCCAGAGATCTGACCGGATTCATCGATGGAACAGAAAACCCGAAAAAGCAGGAAGCACGCCGGGAAGTTGCAGTGATCCCGCAAGGCACCTTTGCCGGAGGCAGCTTTGTGATGCTGCAGCGCTTTGTCCACAATCTGCCAGCCTGGCATGCGGTTCATGTTGCCCAACAGGAAAAAATCATCGGTCGGACCAAGCCCGATTCGGTTGAACTGGAAGATGTTGCAGAGAACTCTCACGTCGGACGCGTTGACCTGAAAGAAAATGGCAAAGGCCTGAAAATTGTGCGCCATAGCTTGCCCTACGGCACAATGAGTGGCGATCATGGTCTGTTGTTCATTGCTTATTGCGCGCAACAGCGGAACTTCAGGGAAATGCTAGACAGCATGTATGGCGAGAAAGATGGTCAAACCGATAAGTTGCTGGATTTCACCAAAGCAGTGACGGGCGCTTATTTTTTTGTGCCATCCGCAGAAATGCTGATACAACTGTAA
- the narQ gene encoding nitrate/nitrite two-component system sensor histidine kinase NarQ produces the protein MKTVTFRAGARVSQHPKINRHGDQKISVTTVIARIMLAIVLLSLLTTGATLMTVSASRYDAEMVNLAGSLRMQSYRLAFQLAQTGQADEADILRFSQTLNAPAMTSLQNRLTPARLTRSYQALLEDWRRVSPQLTSQFPESYLRQMPEFVDRIDQFVSDIQAFSQHKLQLMAIFSGLGLGLILLLALFAIHYSRRQIVPPLQSLLAASRQVQSRCFSVRVSEHSQNELGTLARAFNQMAEELGQSYQALESTVAEKTHRLQEANNALKTLYDCAQLLSVNRIQARHFSQILNHLIQLEGFAVIRLVVEEGDGIRSEFEAGQPDENQRWHQHPLKQADQSLGTLWWQHTLPCPDPTLIVSVGHLLSRALYTQQTQTRNDQLLLMEERATIARELHDSLAQSLSYLKIQLALLKRQNASAPDEARAVIDDLDQGLSQAYRQLRELLNTFRLNVKPGRLGEALTDMLAPLRSQTSACIVLHNQLPSLQLNASQHIHLLQITREAVLNAIKHAQATRITIHCMMDGNQVFVTIADDGVGFDPSHAKHAHYGLAIMQERTESLGGNLTLTSATGEGCQVQVKFVLQQTG, from the coding sequence ATGAAAACTGTCACTTTCCGCGCAGGAGCCCGCGTGTCTCAGCACCCGAAAATAAACAGGCATGGTGATCAAAAGATTAGCGTAACAACCGTGATCGCGCGTATCATGCTGGCGATTGTGCTGCTGTCTTTACTCACCACTGGCGCGACCCTGATGACGGTCAGTGCCAGCCGCTATGATGCCGAGATGGTCAATCTGGCAGGCTCGCTGCGCATGCAGAGCTATCGGCTCGCGTTTCAGCTCGCCCAGACAGGCCAGGCGGATGAAGCAGATATCCTGCGATTCAGTCAGACCCTGAATGCGCCGGCAATGACTTCGCTGCAAAACAGATTAACCCCCGCCAGGCTTACCCGAAGCTACCAGGCCCTGCTGGAAGACTGGCGTCGGGTCAGCCCGCAGCTGACCAGCCAGTTTCCGGAAAGTTATCTGCGCCAGATGCCTGAGTTTGTTGACCGGATTGATCAGTTCGTTTCCGACATCCAGGCGTTTTCACAGCACAAACTGCAACTGATGGCGATCTTTTCCGGCCTCGGTCTGGGGCTCATCCTGCTGCTCGCCCTCTTTGCAATCCACTACAGTCGCCGTCAGATTGTGCCGCCGTTGCAAAGCCTGCTGGCGGCCAGTCGTCAGGTTCAGTCGCGCTGCTTTTCCGTTCGGGTCAGTGAGCACAGCCAGAATGAACTGGGCACACTGGCAAGAGCGTTTAACCAGATGGCTGAGGAACTGGGGCAAAGCTATCAGGCGCTGGAGTCAACCGTGGCTGAAAAAACACACCGGCTGCAGGAAGCCAACAATGCCCTGAAAACTTTGTATGACTGTGCACAGTTACTCTCGGTCAACCGGATCCAGGCCCGGCATTTCAGTCAGATCCTAAACCACCTGATTCAGTTGGAAGGGTTTGCGGTGATCCGGCTGGTGGTTGAAGAAGGTGATGGCATCCGGTCTGAATTTGAAGCCGGTCAGCCGGACGAGAACCAGCGCTGGCATCAGCATCCCCTGAAGCAGGCGGATCAGTCTTTAGGCACGCTGTGGTGGCAACACACTCTGCCCTGTCCGGATCCGACTCTGATCGTCAGTGTTGGCCACCTTTTGAGCCGCGCGCTTTATACACAGCAAACGCAGACCCGGAATGATCAGCTTTTGCTGATGGAAGAAAGAGCGACCATTGCCCGGGAACTGCACGACTCGCTGGCACAGTCACTGTCATATCTGAAGATTCAGCTGGCGCTGCTCAAACGTCAGAATGCCAGCGCGCCGGACGAGGCCCGTGCCGTCATTGATGACCTGGATCAGGGACTGTCTCAGGCTTATCGCCAGCTTCGGGAACTGCTCAATACGTTTCGTCTGAATGTGAAACCCGGCCGGCTTGGCGAAGCGCTGACGGATATGCTCGCCCCGCTTCGTAGTCAGACCTCGGCCTGTATTGTGCTGCACAACCAGTTGCCTTCCTTACAGCTCAATGCATCTCAGCATATTCATTTACTGCAAATCACCCGGGAAGCAGTCCTGAACGCCATCAAACATGCGCAAGCCACCCGCATTACCATTCATTGCATGATGGACGGCAATCAGGTTTTCGTGACAATCGCCGATGACGGGGTAGGTTTTGACCCCTCGCACGCCAAACACGCCCATTACGGGCTGGCCATCATGCAGGAACGCACCGAAAGTCTGGGCGGCAACTTAACGCTCACCAGTGCCACCGGCGAAGGCTGTCAGGTGCAGGTGAAATTCGTCTTACAACAAACAGGATAA